The window TTGCCTTTTTTACCAGTAAAGAATTAATATCGGGTTGTGGTAATTCATGTTGAGATGCCTGTTTCCCAACATATATCAATTCTGCATCCTTTCTCGCAAAACCTAAAAAATCCTTATTTGTAAGATTGTCATAGATGATGACATCAGCTTTTTGGATAAGTTCAAGACCTCTCAGGGTAATAAGCTTTAAGTCGCCTGGTCCTGCACCTACAAGATATACCTTACCCATTTTCTTATCCTTATTGCATACGCAAAGAGCATAGAACATAGCGCAGAAGGTTATAAAATCCTCTGCCCTTGCCTTTATATCTATCTATAAAGATTATACGTTGGAATTTTTTAGTATTCAAACAATTATTGATAATCGCACAGAATACGTAATAATTTTCATTAATTTTTTTTAATATTTGACTTGACACGAAATATAAATAAGAATAAGATACCCTCTAAAGCAGAATTGCTTTAATATCTTTATGAAAGGAGTTTAGTAGCATGCCAGTAGGTAAGGTTAAATGGTTTAACGATTCAAAAGGTTATGGTTTTATCGAACAAGAAAATGGTGAAGATGTTTTTGTTCATTTTTCTGCCGTCAAACAGAACGGATTCAAAACATTGAAGACAGGAGAAAAGGTAGAATTTGAAATTGTAAAAGGCCCAAAGGGCCCGCAAGCAGCAAATGTTGTAAAAAGTGAATAAAAAAAGGGGGTTATCCCCCCTTTTTTTCAATACCTTTTACTTCATCCCATAATTTATCCATTGCAGTAAGCGTTGCACCCTCGTGGTTTATATTTTTTTCTATATAATTAAACCTTCTCACAAATTTATTTGATGTGAATCTTAATGCATCTTCAGGGTCTATATTGTGAAATCTTGATATATTAACAATTGTAAACAGTAGATCCCCTATTTCCTCCTTTATAGCCTCTATCTGGCCTGAACCTTCTGCTTTTTTCAGTTCCTCAACCTCTTCAAACATTTTTTTATAGATATCTTCCAGTTTTATCCAATCAAATCCGACCCTCGCAACCCTTCTTGAAATGATGTATGCCCGTAATAATGCAGGAATTGTGTGGGGTATATTCGATAGGGGTGAATATTCTTCCTTTTCGTTTTTTTTAATCTCTTCCCATTTTTTTTCAATCGGTTTATCTGATGATGAATTCATAAAAACATGGGGGTGTCTATTGTACATCTTTGTATGGGTGAAATTGATTACATCTTTAATGTCAAATGATGCTTTCTCTTTACAGATTTGAGAAATAAATATTATGTGAAACAACAGATCTCCAAGTTCTTCTTTCAATGCCATATAGTTATTCTTTTCTATAGCGTCTATCAATTCATAGGTCTCCTCTAATAAATATGTTTTAAACGACTCAACAGTCTGTTTTTTATCCCAGGGACATCCCTTATCACCCCTTAAGGTCTCTACGAGCTCTACAAGCTTTAAAAATTCTTCCATATAACCTCCTTGTAACTATCCGCTATTAGCGTCAGGGTATAACATTCGGCAAAAGATTACAGTATTAGTTGAAATCTTTCAAATGTAGCGGGGTTTCGCTGACAACTATAGTCTGACAGCTGACTGCTTTCTTGATATGGTCTCCATAACGATTTCAACCGTCTTCTTCATAACCTCTTTCTGACTTTTTGCAATGTTTTTTCCTTCATTTCCCATTTGCTGCCTTAACATCTCATCTTCTAAAATAATTTTTATTTTTTTATAGAGCTCGTCTCCACTTTTTACCATAAAACCTGCATTGCATTCGATAACAGATTTAGCTATATCTTTGAAATTTTCAATATAAGGTCCGAAAATAACAGGTGTCCCGAAGAACAGTGGTTCGAGGATATTTTGTCCTCCGTAAGGGGCAAGACTCCCCCCAACAAAGGCAATTTTACTCTTTTTGTAAATACTCAAAAGGTCTCCTATGGTATCGACAATTACTAAATCAGCTTTCTTGTCAGCTGACTCTTTAAAGGTAGAATATCTCATAACATTTAGGTATGCCGACAATTCTTTTTCAATTTCAGTAATTAAATATAATTCCCTCGGCGCCACAAAAATAAGAAAGTCAGGGAAGGTTTTTTTCAATATTTTTATTACCGGTAATATTACATCCATCTCTTTTTCTTTTACACTGCCGAAGGTTATAATGTCATCTTTTTTGTTATCTACTGTTTCTTCTATATCTCTATAGTATTTAAGATTTCCAGAGTGGATTACCCTTTGTGGTTTCATTCCTATTTTTATAAACCTTTTCATATGTTCTTCAGATTGAGCAAGCACTAAATCAACCCCAGAAAGGACATGCTTTAAAAAGAATGAAAACCGTCTGTAGTTTTTAAGGGTATTATCAGATATCCTACCGTTTAAGATGATGACAGGGATTTTTAGTTTGTTGACCTCCCAGATAAGATTTGGCCATATTTCTGTCTCTATAATAAGAAGGGTTTTAAAAGTAGAGCTATTAATAAAATGTTTTATAGAATAGGTTAAATCAAAAGGGAGTGAATATACATGTACATCGTTTCCAAGCTTTGTGTGGAGAAGGTTCTTTGTGTAATAGGTATTGGTGGTGATTAAAAAATTATGTATGTTTGTGTGTTGTTTCATGTAACTGACAAGATTTTCTGCAATAACTGCTTCACCAATAGATGCAGCGTGTATCCATATAGCATCTTGTAGATCTGTTTTTTCTGTGCTCAAAAAGAGTCTCTCAAGAAATGTCTTTCTAATCTTTCTTTTTGTGAGTGAGAAGAGGATAAAGAATGG is drawn from Pseudomonadota bacterium and contains these coding sequences:
- a CDS encoding cold-shock protein → MPVGKVKWFNDSKGYGFIEQENGEDVFVHFSAVKQNGFKTLKTGEKVEFEIVKGPKGPQAANVVKSE
- the mazG gene encoding nucleoside triphosphate pyrophosphohydrolase, whose protein sequence is MEEFLKLVELVETLRGDKGCPWDKKQTVESFKTYLLEETYELIDAIEKNNYMALKEELGDLLFHIIFISQICKEKASFDIKDVINFTHTKMYNRHPHVFMNSSSDKPIEKKWEEIKKNEKEEYSPLSNIPHTIPALLRAYIISRRVARVGFDWIKLEDIYKKMFEEVEELKKAEGSGQIEAIKEEIGDLLFTIVNISRFHNIDPEDALRFTSNKFVRRFNYIEKNINHEGATLTAMDKLWDEVKGIEKKGG
- a CDS encoding glycosyltransferase; the encoded protein is MWKIIYNILINILFPFFILFSLTKRKIRKTFLERLFLSTEKTDLQDAIWIHAASIGEAVIAENLVSYMKQHTNIHNFLITTNTYYTKNLLHTKLGNDVHVYSLPFDLTYSIKHFINSSTFKTLLIIETEIWPNLIWEVNKLKIPVIILNGRISDNTLKNYRRFSFFLKHVLSGVDLVLAQSEEHMKRFIKIGMKPQRVIHSGNLKYYRDIEETVDNKKDDIITFGSVKEKEMDVILPVIKILKKTFPDFLIFVAPRELYLITEIEKELSAYLNVMRYSTFKESADKKADLVIVDTIGDLLSIYKKSKIAFVGGSLAPYGGQNILEPLFFGTPVIFGPYIENFKDIAKSVIECNAGFMVKSGDELYKKIKIILEDEMLRQQMGNEGKNIAKSQKEVMKKTVEIVMETISRKQSAVRL